TTGCAGTAGCAGAGCACAAGCTGACAGTAGTAGGAACAGATGGAAGCTACACTAAGCCCTTGTCAAGGGATTTTATCACAATAAGCCCTGGACAAACCTATGACTGTATTTTGGAGGCTAACCAAAAGCCCGATTGATATTACATGGCAGCTAGAGCTTATTCCAGTGGTGTCAATGTCAATTTTGACAACACAACCGCCACGGCCATAGTGGAATacaaaggaaaatattttgatcTGTCTTCTTCGCCTTATTTACCTAGTTATAATGATACTCTAGCAGCTGTTAATTTTAGTGCTAGTATTAGAAGTTTGGATTCAAAAGACCACCCAATATCCGTACCGATTGAAGTGAAAGAGAGGTTGATCTCAACACTTTCAATAAATACATACCCTTGTCCTATAAATGGCACCAATTCCACATGCCAAGGACCTAATGGAACGCGATTCTCAGCAAGTATGAACAACATAAGCTTTGTCGCTCCAACCATTGACATCTTAGAATCCTACTATTACAATGTAAAAGGCGTACCTTTAGGGAAGAATTTTCCAATGTTTCCaccatatttatttaattacacCGCGGATATCCTGCCTTTGCAATTAGAAGTACCAGAAAACGGAACACATGTAGTCGTGTTGAAATATAACCCGACAGTTGAGGTTGTTTTTCAGGGGACTAATGTGGCTACTGGCATAGACCATCCAATGCATCTTCATGGATTTAGTTTCTATACTGTTGGAATGGGACTCGGAAATTTCAACGAGAGTTTGGATCCTCTGAACTATAATCTTGTTGATCCTCCTCGACAGAACACTGTTGCTGTTCCTAAAAGGGGTTGGGCTGCCATTAGATTCAAAGCAGACAACCCCGGGCAAGTCTCCGTTTTTTTCCACCTTTTTACTAGTACAATTAAAAATTTGGtgtttttttcttctctacTTATTCTCTGTCTTCCTATGCTTCATTAGGAGTTTGGTTTATGCATTGCCATTTAGAACGTCATTTGTCATGGGGCATGGACACGGTATTCATTGTGAGAGAAGGCGAAACCCCTGAAGAAc
The genomic region above belongs to Solanum dulcamara chromosome 5, daSolDulc1.2, whole genome shotgun sequence and contains:
- the LOC129890289 gene encoding laccase-15-like isoform X1; this encodes MAARAYSSGVNVNFDNTTATAIVEYKGKYFDLSSSPYLPSYNDTLAAVNFSASIRSLDSKDHPISVPIEVKERLISTLSINTYPCPINGTNSTCQGPNGTRFSASMNNISFVAPTIDILESYYYNVKGVPLGKNFPMFPPYLFNYTADILPLQLEVPENGTHVVVLKYNPTVEVVFQGTNVATGIDHPMHLHGFSFYTVGMGLGNFNESLDPLNYNLVDPPRQNTVAVPKRGWAAIRFKADNPGQVSVFFHLFTSTIKNLVFFSSLLILCLPMLH